The segment CATCTAGTCGGCTGCCGCGAACTCGACTTGACCTGGGAATTAACTACAAAATACACACCCCAAGATATCAATGACGTTAGGGTAAGAACAAACGGAGGCAACAAAAACTGGTCTAGCttttgattgactgatttgTTCTGACCCAAGCCCCAGGATGCAATGTCCAATGCAACCATGATAATAGTTAGCAAGAATGCGGAGAGTTGTAAAGTACTCTTCCTGGGTGTGTTTGCCATTCCATcgatcaatccatcaattctcTCGGCCATTTTAACATCAGAAAATTCATTCTTAACCCTCTTTACACCGTCAATTCCCATCTGTTTAACATGACCATCCGTCATCTTGTTCAGGACTTTATCCATGACAGCTGTCCAtttctcaacatcatcaGGTGGACAGAGCCAGCCTGTCTTCCCTTCCACTACTGTCTCGAGTGGTCCTCCTGTGTTTGCGGCTAATACTGGTACTCCAGCCAACATCGCTTCTAAGGGTACAATGCCAAAATGCTCGTTAGAAGGGgtataaatcaaaagtcgTGCTGAATTGAGTAGCATCTCCTTCAAAGTATTTGGTACTGATAACAAGAACAGAACATCCACATCATCAGGTACATTCAATGCCGTAACGATGGTCCGTGTGGTAGCTGTCTTCAATCCCAGGTCGGTAGCCAGTTTAACGAGCTCCTTATGGTATACAACGTTCTCCATAACTCGGTTATCATATCCACCTGTCGATCGTATCAGCATGCTTCTCGCCAATTGCGAAATATGACCTACCAGCAAGTACCAATCTCACTCCCTGTCTTCCATGCTTGCCTAATCCTGCATATGCTTTAATTGCAAGACCaatatccttcttcttttcgaaTCGGTTGATGCTTAACAAAATATTTCTATCCTGCCAGACTGGAACTGCATCATCACTGGTCTCAGATTTCTTTGGATTTACATCCACACAAGGATGTACAATCTGTAAATCTTTTCCCCCAGCCAATTCAGGGAATACCTGTTCCACCATACCCTTTGTGAATCCCGAGTTGACCGCAATTGATTCTGCAAAACTCATACTCCATTGCTCCAAGAAATCGAAAGGTATTCTATATGCGCGTTTCAACCAATGGGTTCTTCCCTGTGCGAGCAACAAGTCTGGGAAATGACAGTAGAAGAATATTCGAGTATTGGGATAAAAGTATCGTAGCCATGGTAGTCCCGCACTGAGCTGGTCCACGAAGAAAGCATCGGGTTTTAGGTTGCTAATTTCAGAGGTAAAATAGGCCTGGACAATTAAATGTAACTGTCGAAGAATGGCGCAAATGATGGAAAATCGAGAGAGGATCGAGGATGGGAAAAGCCAGTTTCCTCTTACTCGCACATCAAGTGTACCTATACAGAATAAGCATTGGTGCCGTATATCAAAAACTACATCGTCCAACTAACCATCTCGAGCTTCATCAAAGCAATGTTTAGGATCGCAATAGCTGGTGAATATGACGATTTTGTGTCCTCGATTCTGTAATCCTACTGCGGCATCTATAACGAGTCTTTCAGCACCACCAATCCCTAGATCAGGATGGAAAAACAGAATGGTCTTCTGCTTTTCTGCGATAGCCATCACGACGTCGTCCAAAAATTTGTGTTTTGTGTTTGATCATTGAAGTGACAGATAGACTGTCGCAAGCTCTTTGGTAATAAAGGTGGGTAGGCTGACAGGGATGTGGCCAGGGTCTTCAGCCTTGTGCTAAAATTATCAAGTTTCGCCTTCACATGTCAAGGAAAAAGCTCCCTGGGCAGGTATGCCATCAACGGTAACATTGAAGTATCAACCCAGAGGCAATTGGGATCTGGAGATATGCAATGTGCATTGGCGATAGCAGGTACTCTTGGAATGATTCGTTTACCATTGAATCTCAAGATGCGGACATGGTAGGTGAGACGGCATTTCACGAGAAGGCTGGCCTCTTTTTGAACCTCGGCATGATGTAGGTGATTACCGATTGCTGCATTCTCACAATCGCGACCTTGCGTCTTCATTcaagagatagatatatcaatctcatcttgtAATCCCTCTCTACTTCCAATAtctatctcaatctcaacattcTATCATACATCATGTCTACCACTACTCCCCTCTTTACCCTCCCCATACCCATatcctcccccctccaatCCCACCCGGGCACCCTAACCTGTACCACACCCTCCCCTGCGCACCCGAACCTTTACGTCCTGACCTTCTCTTCGCCCCCGGATAACCGTCTCACAACTACTTTCTGCCAGACTTTCATGCACGCCCTCGATATCCTCGAAGTCTCCTATCCCGTCGGCGCCGTCTGTATTACTTCCGCCATTCCAAAGTTTTTCTCCAatggtttggatttgaatcATGCTACTGAGGTTGAAGGATTTTGGGAAAAGAGTCTCTATGCGCTCTGGAGGAGATTGTTGACGTAagttctctttccttttataCAACCTGGTTTCTCAATCAATAAGGATATTTCTAACACTTTGACAAAATAAAGTTACCCCATGCCCaccatctctctcctccccgGCCACGCATTCGCCGGCGGCCTCATGACCGCCATGTACACTGACTACCGCGTATTCAATCCAAGCCGTGGCTTTCTCTGTCTCAACGAGCTTGAATTTGGTGCGCCCCTTAAACCCCCCATGTCCTCCATATTCCGCCAAAAactcccttctccctctaCCTACCGCTCCCTCGTTCTAGAAGCAAAACGTTTCAACGGCGAAGCGGCGCTCCAAGGCGGACTTGTGGATGTATTAGGCGGATGGGAAGAAGTGTTAAA is part of the Botrytis cinerea B05.10 chromosome 13, complete sequence genome and harbors:
- the Bcalg2 gene encoding Bcalg2, whose product is MAIAEKQKTILFFHPDLGIGGAERLVIDAAVGLQNRGHKIVIFTSYCDPKHCFDEARDGTLDVRVRGNWLFPSSILSRFSIICAILRQLHLIVQAYFTSEISNLKPDAFFVDQLSAGLPWLRYFYPNTRIFFYCHFPDLLLAQGRTHWLKRAYRIPFDFLEQWSMSFAESIAVNSGFTKGMVEQVFPELAGGKDLQIVHPCVDVNPKKSETSDDAVPVWQDRNILLSINRFEKKKDIGLAIKAYAGLGKHGRQGVRLVLAGGYDNRVMENVVYHKELVKLATDLGLKTATTRTIVTALNVPDDVDVLFLLSVPNTLKEMLLNSARLLIYTPSNEHFGIVPLEAMLAGVPVLAANTGGPLETVVEGKTGWLCPPDDVEKWTAVMDKVLNKMTDGHVKQMGIDGVKRVKNEFSDVKMAERIDGLIDGMANTPRKSTLQLSAFLLTIIMVALDIASWGLGQNKSVNQKLDQFLLPPFVLTLTSLISWGVYFVVNSQVKSSSRQPTR